One genomic region from Kamptonema formosum PCC 6407 encodes:
- a CDS encoding ParM/StbA family protein codes for MTTTRQLVPNPAMLARQVADSTKNILSADLGRTATKACVSRNPNGVVFIPSNVAKESVEKVRGGSFESKATDPLLDMWLEYQGNGYAIGQLAADFGAHLGTADQSKVVDALVKVFSCVGYFQMKGELAVVLGLPFYSQEQFEKEKEQIISQLKAPHVLVYRGNRVEIDIRQVWVMPEGFGSLIWCEAQDNKEFSPELPELSVAVVDIGHQTTDFLMVDRFRFARAVSKSDSLAMNKFYEQVTEQVIAKTGGKADPQSLSLLESVHKEEGKRFYRPRGSNKQINLDEILPTLRKSFATELSERLMEWLPERVTDVVFTGGGGEFFWEVLKPLVEEANLKAHLAKPTREANALGQYIYAEAQLATLK; via the coding sequence ATGACAACAACTAGACAGCTTGTTCCCAATCCAGCTATGCTCGCCAGACAGGTAGCTGATTCGACTAAAAACATTCTCAGCGCTGACTTGGGCCGGACAGCCACTAAAGCTTGTGTGAGCCGCAATCCGAATGGCGTGGTTTTCATCCCGTCTAATGTTGCCAAGGAGTCAGTTGAGAAGGTACGGGGCGGTAGTTTTGAATCTAAGGCTACAGACCCCCTATTGGATATGTGGCTAGAGTACCAGGGCAACGGGTACGCGATCGGTCAACTAGCTGCCGACTTTGGCGCTCATCTTGGCACCGCTGACCAATCGAAGGTAGTAGATGCACTGGTCAAGGTTTTTTCCTGTGTTGGATACTTTCAGATGAAGGGCGAGTTGGCTGTTGTGCTGGGTCTGCCTTTCTATTCCCAGGAGCAGTTTGAGAAGGAAAAGGAACAGATTATCAGCCAACTAAAGGCTCCCCATGTTCTGGTTTATCGAGGAAATCGCGTTGAGATTGACATTCGCCAAGTTTGGGTAATGCCCGAAGGGTTTGGCAGTTTGATCTGGTGCGAAGCTCAAGACAATAAGGAATTTTCGCCGGAGTTGCCGGAGTTGTCGGTAGCTGTTGTGGATATTGGACACCAAACTACTGATTTTCTGATGGTAGACCGTTTCCGTTTTGCGCGGGCCGTTTCCAAGAGCGATTCTTTGGCAATGAACAAGTTCTACGAACAAGTTACTGAACAAGTGATTGCCAAGACTGGAGGTAAGGCAGACCCTCAATCTCTGTCGCTGTTGGAATCTGTTCACAAAGAAGAGGGTAAGCGCTTCTACAGGCCAAGAGGCTCGAATAAGCAGATTAATTTAGATGAAATTCTGCCTACGCTGCGTAAAAGTTTTGCTACTGAGCTCTCTGAGCGGTTGATGGAATGGCTGCCAGAGCGGGTAACTGATGTTGTTTTCACTGGTGGCGGTGGTGAATTTTTCTGGGAAGTTCTCAAACCACTGGTTGAAGAGGCTAATCTTAAGGCTCACTTGGCTAAGCCGACGCGCGAAGCTAATGCTTTGGGACAGTATATCTATGCAGAGGCCCAGCTAGCTACATTGAAATAA